The following DNA comes from Maylandia zebra isolate NMK-2024a linkage group LG6, Mzebra_GT3a, whole genome shotgun sequence.
AATGAGGGATTCTTCTGCAATCTTATTTTGTATGGAGCCATTTAAAAGAGAGCCATCGACACTCTGTTATTTGttgaataaaagaaacacaccAAGTGAAGAATTGTGCTAAAGTACCAGACTTGAAGTCGGGTCTGATTTATGGTGCCACAAGTGACACGTGTTTGAATTTTTTGCTAGTATGCCAATTATTATTTGTCATGGGGGAAAAAGGACTCCTTTTTTATGATTGTGAATCATGCTGTATTTGTATTCCAGGACTGTTGTGGCCATGTCtagtttatatttatatagtcCTCTAATTTCCTGTACAAATGTAATTGTTCTTGCAGATACAGAACCACACACTTTATATGTAACAAGTAAACGTTTGTGTAAATTAAAAGGAAAATCTTAAACAACATGTGTGTTTTATAAGTTCACATCACAAATTTCAACTTgtggataaaacacagaatttAGATATTGTGATTAACTTGGAAGTAACAaataaaagtgctttaaataaatataaattttatttaaaaaaacacccacATATCAGCAACATCAGGAATGATATAATAAACAGCTTTCAAATAAACTGCATTCAGTACATTACAATACTTACAGTATTAATACCCATCCTcaatttgattttcttttttcttttgtagcaTACCAAACTTCAAGAGAACTAGGGaagctttaaaaaagtaaaattacagGCAAAAAgttgcacttttttttataCCTTTTAGTGTCTAACTGCAAAAAGACCAAGTGTGTATGAACTGCTGGCTTAACCTTTGAGATGAGCATACTAGCTAAGCCCAGAAAATCATTCAAGTAATGTTGACTCACTCAGAATCACTCTGAAGCATCTTCAAGTATGGCTATGCTTTTTAACCCGCTATTTCTTACTACACCTTGGCTCTCTCAACAACGACCTGCTACTGTAGCTGGGTACTGTACAATGAAATTTAAcatttctatatgattatttttacagaacagattaaaaaaaaaaaactagaactACTGACTGAACTATGGGGATACTATAACTGTAACCATTGCAGCGACAGTGAGTGTAATATTTACAAAAAACTTTCTGGATTATCTAACCAAAATCATTTTAACTTGGGAAAGGGTCTCAAAGGACGAACTATGGTAGAATTGACAAACAAAAAGAACCAACATGAACATTGAAGAATGAGTTATACTCCTGAAATACAAATTCTTGGTATGTACATTGtgacataatttattttttttaacacataaacAATCTGTTTAAATAAAACGTTTTGAAATTctacattacatttttttttcctgaaaaagaaatgaagtgCTTTAAGAAAATGAATATTGAAAAGTGGGGTGAGTTGTTGCTTTAGCATGACTGTCATTaatttaattacattaattcAATCAAATAGATTGGGAAGAAGTCATTGTACAGTTGCTTAGTGGTTATAAATAAATGGATACACAGGCACAAAGATGTGCAACTATTTTAATCACTGCTCTGGTCTTGCTTCGTAACATAAGCAAAAAattgctttttgttgttttttttttgtttttttttaagtcaataTCATTCCCTTTAGTCAGCTCAGTGCATATATGTTCAGATTACTATTACCTCCATTCTCCTTGCTAAAATATACGTACAAAACTGCAGGAAAGTATATTTTTCCACACAAAATAATTTTGTGTGAAATATAACAAACAAGAACCATATTGGGATTCAGGATGCAATGGCAAGTCcctgaatatgaaaaaaaaaccaaccacaTTAATACAGGCAATGCAGATGTACACAAAATTAGTTGAAAATGTCCCTGATTTTTGCAGTAATATTAAAGATTCAAGTTCAAGTAATACTTTCTTGCAGATTCATAAGAAAGTAAGAAATGAACTTTTATGCCTTTTGGTGGCCTGAATTTTAAGTGTGATCAACATTTTGAAAATAATAAacgaataaagaaagaaaaagatgttaTAATCCTATTGCCAAATGTTTGAGGTATATGACAGGTTTGTACTGTACACTATTTAAAAGCCTTCTCACCTCCCAAAGAGTCTCACATTTTATGTTTCTAGTAGGTTGAGTAGCACCTTATGAATAGATTCATTTGAAACCCAAAGAAATACAGTGAAACAGGCTGTTAGCATTCTTTGCAACAAAAAATCTCTAACAGGAATTCCAAAAGGAATATTAATTTACTGTACAAATCTCACCTGTTTATCTTACAGTTAGATTACAATAAGTAAAGACCACACAGCAAGCCAGCTGCCCTCTGAAACTGACACTGAGCTTACCCAGTATCATGTTTCTCAGTgtttaaaaagcacatttacTAAGCACCACAGAAAAATCTACATGTAATATTCACAATCACCAGGTGTGTTCAATTAACCTGTTGTAAggaacgtttaaaaaaaaaattgataaacAAAGgaaccctggaaaaagaaccaGAAAAACCGAgatctttctctctgtttttttttttctttcaaaaatgcACCATAAAAGAATGGCtcaatttacagtaaaaatgacATAGGAAAGTGAAAGAAGCACCAGCAATTGATAAAACTGTTAAAACTTTTGCATGGACACCTTTATGGATTGTTCATACAACCCCCAAGTCCTTACAAATTCATGAATGTCACAATGTGTTGCTTAGAAATGACATGCTTTCAATGCAGACATATGCTTTTACCAGATCTTATAATTTAAAGGTACTACCAAAACTTTTTTCAGCTTCAACTATCATTaccaaatgtgttttaaaaaacactggCTTTTCGAAAAGCATTTTGTATGTTGGCATGATATTTCCGGTGTCCCGCTGACATTTATCTGTGCAGTTAGTGTAAAGGcatttgaattaaaataaaaggtaATAAGCACAATTTTTTAGCACCGTGAATGTTGTCATTTACAAAAAGTCAGTGTTTTATGCCAAGATTATATCTccaaaaaactttgaaagaaaattaaaaaccacCAAAACTCACTCTTTACAGCTAAAATAGATCCGTGTGTATCAGAGTAAAAGCACCAGAGAGTTTGTATCTTGCAAAAGTTACCAAAGAAGAATAAATACAACCTTTGTAGGGTAAACGGGTAAAGCTTGATTGTTAAAGAGGTGAAAGGTGATTTGTAGCTCATCTAATCACAGGTTCCTTTTACAACAAAAGGGTGATGGGAGGGCATTGGTGCCTGTGGTCTTGTTTGTCATAGCACCTTCAAGGGTCTTCTTAATGAGTGTTTTCTACGCAAGCTGGCTGTAAGGCCCTGTAACCTTGGTGAAGGCGTACGGAGATGTACTGACATACGTGTTTGTTGTGCATGACAAAGATCCCTCCATTAGTGCCTTGATATAACGTTTGTAAGGAGGCTCCCCTGTGGTCTCTGATGACTCTAAATGCTCACGTTTAGGCCCCTTTTTGCTGGTCTTGCTAGGAGTCCCCTCACCGCCATTcctctctgcttcttcttctttctctctagCCTTTTCTGCCATCTTTGCTTCCCACAGTGCCAAACCATGCTTGGCTTCATTCAAATTTTTGTGCTGGTAGAACACTAAGGAAATACGGGTTGGGTGGGTGCGATCTGGATTTTTAAGGGGCGTTGTCGCATGGAGCTCCCGTTTTGCACACTCAATAAGGACAGAGCCATGGCTAGGTGCCACAGCCACTCCACCAATATCAGGGTCTAAGAAATTGTGCTCGTTGTCTGACCACAGCTCTGGCTTTTGCGGCGTGGTGGGTGTCTGTGGTGTTCCAGGCTCCAGCTTGATACTGGAACCCATGAGGCTTCCATTTGGCAACCTTAACCCTGACTGTGTTTCAGGGTTTAAACACATACTGCCAGACTGAGCAGAAAGCATTTGTGGACCAGGCATACCCATCTCTGCTTTGATTTGCAAATGGAAAGGATCTTGGCCTGGGGACAGCATTTGAGGGTTCTGGGGCAGATATGGATTTGGGCATTCTCCAAACCGATTGCCTTTGCTCATAGCAGTTTTGTAATCTACGCCTGCATGGGCTGAGGATGCTCTTGAGAGGGGGTCCAGAAACCGGGGATCTGAGGCGCTGTTAGGAGTATAAGGTCCATAAGGTCGCATGGGAGGAACTGGTCTAATGCTGCTGGCATTATAACCATTGACCTGTAAGCCTGGCTCACCATATCTTGGTGGGTAATTGACCTCATAACGCCGTATACCATACTGCTGCTCTGAGTAAAGTGTCGGCCGTTGTTGTCGATACATTTCTAAGTGCTTTGGGTTTGGGGGATAATATGGATTGTAGTTGTCAAAGGGAATTCCTCCATTACATTGATAACCGAGGTATGGACGATTGGATGCATTCATGTATGAGTTTGATGCATGGAGTGGGGAAGGATAAGGGCTGGAAGATGATGGCTGATGGGGATATATACTTCCTGGCTTTGAAGTGCTTGGAAAAGACCCATTATGGTTGGGAAACCTGGAGAAAGCAGCATTTGTTGAGCCAGGATAAGGAGGGAGAATGCTCTGGTGGTGTTGCTGCTGTTGATGGACCCCTAGGGGGTGTTGTGGCTGACATGATTGACGGGTTGCTCCTACAGCACCTGGAATAAGTCCTGGAAAACAAAATCCATTGTGTCACCTTTTGTAAAATCATTATTTGTGGGTCTTTTGGTGTTCAATTTAGTGTTCCAACAATATGTTgctacaaagaaaaaacatgtttaacgcTTTCCCCCACAAAGACACATTTGACAACCTACACTGTACCATTAATGAAAAGTTATATATCTACATAAATCAATAAAgatgtaatgttttatttttttttttttagaatacaTTTCATGTTTTTCCAACGGTAAAACCTGTCCAACCTATACAGCCCTGGTAAGCTGTATAGGCATAGAGCACCCTCACTAACTTCTGATGCACACCTCATTTTGTTCTGGAAGCAAGCCTGGAATATGACAGAAACCGCTCAGTTCAGAGAAATCAATGGATACCTATGAAGAGAAAATAATTTGTTACCCTACCTGCCATTGGATTGCTCTGAGTAGAATTCTCAAAAGTGCCAGCTTTTGATTTGGCCTTCTCTCCTTTATCGTTGGAGCTTTCCAGCATGGCATTCTTGTTGGCAGCTGCTTTCTTAGCATCCAGCTTTTTTTGTCGGCAAGATTTAGCAGGCTCTGCAAGCATGCGCACCTGGCGGCGGAAAACACTGAGAACTTGGATAGCCcctgactttattttttcttgttgacCTTCCTCACTTCCAAATTCATCAGTGTTGGAAGCTTTATAAAGAGGTAAGACATGAAGCTGCTCATCCTCTGGAATCTTTCCAATCCCTCTGTTATCCTCCCTCGTTAATGTACAcacctgaaaaaaaataaaagaattacTATCTGAATTAAATGGCTTTGCAGGTTGAATTTATGCAAAGCCATAAATTCAAAAACCGGCATTTTTCTAAAGTACTTAGAGAAATGTGTTTCCCTTTTTTATCCTTACCACAGTGCTGCCACCCTGCATGTTGTGGAGGTCTCTATGAGCATGGGCGCAGAAATCCATACAAGCAGTAACCCCAGAGAAAGGACGGCCATCCTTGAGCCCAAGACGGCAATCCAAAGCCCTATGTTCATGTTCCACCTGTGTTCAGGAACAAAAAGAAGTTAATTTAAATAAGCTGCCTAAAAGTTTGTGAAGGTcactacaaaaaacaacaaaatgataAGCCAACATAAGGTGTTCTACTAGGGTAGCATAAATCACTTATGACAATTCTTCAAAACTGTTTACACGAAGACAATTTTTACAgttcctttattttgttttttaatatagacCACATGATTCCCCTCGGCTTTTCCATGGGTGTTCAACTAGGGTGAGATCAGCTGACTATAAAAGTATAATTTATGGTGCACATCATTTTACATTTAGGGATTTCTCTTACCCTATAAATGAGGACATTTTCATTATAGAAGAAATGACACCATCGAGATAGAAATGTTCCATCATAGGATAAAGATCTTCACTCGTATTGCCTCTTGGGTTTTAGTAACCCACTCACTTTACAATGACTGTTTACAGTGATAAACAGGCCTAAGTTATGCACTTGCAGCATTGATCTAGCATTTTCATACATGCCAGAGAACAAGATTGAATCTTGGCTGCTTAACAGTAATATACAGCTTTCTTGTAAGAAAGGTCTATAAAAATTTGGACAAGGACACAGGTTTtctttgcctctgtacaccacaAACACTGATCTTAAATCAAACAATCTAGGTGTGATAAAAGAGTTGACTTTAGGCTGTCATTGAAAGCaatagattttatttaaaaaaaatatgtagtTGGGCTTTTTTTCGTACTTTTGAGCTTTAGAGAATAAAGCACTGTACCAAAATGGCTGTAATTTTGAAAAAGTTTCAGTGTCATTTTTAAGAAACTCCCAGAATTAAAGTGAAAAGCCTTCACATCTTGAttctttgatttaaaatccccTCTGGTGGATAAAATTCTCCAAAAACTTCCCTGTTTGCAATTTGCATTAGccacatataaatatatgtgcAGTATGTAAATGTTAATTGGTTTAGGTTTTACCAGGTAATAAGaaactgtattttaattttttattttagtttaagaaagaaagaaaaatatgtcCAGATATTCACCTGGTTTCCATAAGCTTCAGGTGCCATAGTTTTATACAAGGGAGCCAGTAAAGTTGCCAGATTTTGAAAGTTGCTCTCCACTCTCTCTTCCTAAATGGAAAATTGTAAGCATTAAGATGAATAGCATGTCAGCTTAATCAAGGTAAACACAATGTgaataatattttaaacttcAAAAAGTACCTCCTTCACATCATCTCCAAGTAACTTGAATTTTCTTGGGACTTTGCTCCGGGCAAACTTGCAGCCATTGTAGTACATGCTCCAGGAACAGCCAAAGGAGAATGATGCTCCACAGGCTTCAGGATCTAATCCCTGGCATGCACATGTCCTCCTgcaagggcagagcaaaaattAGGACTGTGATAGTCAGAATGATAATCTCATGATCAAAGGGGGAACTGGACttgaagcaaaaaaacaaaaagtaatgaACAGAAATACATAAAAGCAAAGGCATTAACTATATTTTCCATGGacgcaaaaaaacaaactgaaaactgtTTGGTTTAGAGAATGGTGGAATATTTTGGCACTGGCAAGGAGATCCTTAAGATACagtttttatattatataaatatgtGATAGCAAATATTAGATCAAGTCTGAGTGGCTAAATGTGATTTACACAGTGGTGTCACTTACTCCTCATTGAGAGCACAGCGTCTCTGGGTGAGGGTTCCATGTTTTGTTAGAGTTTCACTTAGCTCGAGGTAGAGGCGGTCAGCTAGACTTGGCAGAATCCCTTCCCAAACTAGAATTACAACAATGATGCAGGTTGTTGCACATCTGTGGCCAGGGCGTTCCCGCACCAAAACCAATAGCTTTTCTTCTTCACCGGATCGACGAATCACCTGAAATGATGAAAAGTATGGGAATATGTGCACACAAAGATATTTAAGGGAAGTCTCAGGGGGAGTatagaaaaaatatttgtacCCATTTGGCTATGGGGCATCCTTGTGTACTTTTTCCTTCCTTCCCGGTGTATATTACTTTCTCAATTCTGATGGCGCGCCCTGTTAGGCCAGACCTTTAAAGCAGAATAAAAGCAATTAAATTAACACAGGTAAAACTGTACATTGTAGCTATGTAACAGTCATATTATTCCACTTCAGATTTTTGTTAACCTTTTTTCCATCATTTCCCGTATGCCAGCAATGCTTGGTGCTGCCCCCAAGTGAGTGTAGTATGGGCCTTCATCCTTCTCACTTATTTGTTCTAGTCATAAAGCAAAACATATTAATATATACAATACAACTGGCCCATCCTGTTTTAGGCTGAACTTAAGAGACTTACCAACACAGTGACAGGATGCAATATCATACTGTGTTTTCATTGGGGTGTCTAAAAGATTTTTTATAGGGGTATTCAACAGCTTCACAGGAGAATCCATAAAACTTTGTAGAAGTTGTTCCTTCTTAGGGGTGGAATCAGGTGTTTTTTTAAGAACTTCAGTGGATGAGGCAAGTGCTGATGATTCTACTCCATTCACATCAGTTTTGGTTGACAGGATTGTGACAGGCCCAGAAGATTCTACTTTGACTTTATTCAATGCATTGATGACAATGGATTTTTTCTCAAACACAGGTGAAAGCTGGTATTGTCTCAGGCTTTGTTCCATAGAGGCTATGATACTTGCCTGCTTCTTACTTTGCTCACACAGAGATTGTTGGTTTTCCTGCTTAATTTGTATTCTACCTGCCTCTCGCATGTGTATCTGATGCTCCTGGTTCTGTAACCCAGATATTTCAAGTCTGGGtccattttccattttcacaGCTCTCTGGATATGTTTAGGGTCACTAGAGTTCTGAGGGGTTTGAGGAGAGCCCTGGCGTTCTTGCTTTTGTAACAGGTGCATACGTAGGGCTGCATGCCTCTGAAAGTCTACGTGGGGACCTGCCGGTCCCAGAGGTAGTTGAGGTCCCCTTTGGAACTGAGTGCAAGATGTCTTCAGCTGCTGTTCAGCTTTGGGATACATTTGTTTTGTGACCTGTTGGCTTAAAGCACCTTGTGGTAAATGAGGTTGTGACTGTGTGGAGTTTGGGGGAAAGTCCACGTGGTTGGGTTGGTGGCAGTGGCTTTTAGGCTGCTGTGGTTGAAATTGCTTGAGGTTAGTGCTGCCTGAGTTTGGTGGATACTGCCTTTGATGTTGTGACATCTCTACTGTGTTAATATTACTAAATGTTGCATGGTCATTTTGCTGGACGTGTTGGTTGCTGGATTGAGCAGGACCATTTCCAAAAGGCTGATTGGATTGAAGCAGCTGCTGACCTGGCTGAGGCTGACTGTGAGGTCTGTAACTGGGAGACTTTAGTTGCTGCGCTTCGAATTGTGGTGGCTGGGACATTGGCCGTTGGAGCTGACAgtgctgttgttgctgtgttGCCAAAAACCCAGGTGACAATATTTCCTGGAGGTCATTGTCCTCACATAAGCGCTC
Coding sequences within:
- the tet2 gene encoding methylcytosine dioxygenase TET2; translated protein: METEEKRHEKEESLILEQFGTSHNIPHKLQNGGQFSEGNSLQITGDKNWSHYKPSTDANTLKRHRENCNNPASEQGLLDQGSYIMNGELMNGELKHALTEQSLLVHQSKKTKIDSEIKGKDDINSDLLEKFPELTTTNEFGCNSQTSDIKFDSRNCNFRNRDIFCVPRNKQVPNGAVSSPSTIESTPGDLLEKTLSQYYPEQVSIALQTSGSQLDAVNNSLPDKLSSEGAQLPPMTSGLPNSAQMPGSQQQQAQASGNTEGGNNYNSVNYVLNGYSNNFGADDQQTQQHQQSTSSYSGEELALGQLSGMILSTNNAKIPQQHPNGAQCYQDDTRHQGVYVKAHQEFNGSSFPNCNSSLQPAEAEYESFPSSGTQKLGHGEENTSSQHLQHGTDRDRHYGIQTQNFQENAVNPLRAESQGPMGSRLQQLHHTGIENGMENTSQQRANLSCSTPNQRGWRELNSSHSQQPPTSGPSSQAQEQDLWRNFSTKSMSEQQTANPPDHDQMFEPNPMQRFQTQRVFSDGSQGSNFQKKQQDYLPMQTHCASAQHNTASEWQQSNSEGAQMQPSLAQKMPEQQNFTQNQQVDSRCQSQMQSERLCEDNDLQEILSPGFLATQQQQHCQLQRPMSQPPQFEAQQLKSPSYRPHSQPQPGQQLLQSNQPFGNGPAQSSNQHVQQNDHATFSNINTVEMSQHQRQYPPNSGSTNLKQFQPQQPKSHCHQPNHVDFPPNSTQSQPHLPQGALSQQVTKQMYPKAEQQLKTSCTQFQRGPQLPLGPAGPHVDFQRHAALRMHLLQKQERQGSPQTPQNSSDPKHIQRAVKMENGPRLEISGLQNQEHQIHMREAGRIQIKQENQQSLCEQSKKQASIIASMEQSLRQYQLSPVFEKKSIVINALNKVKVESSGPVTILSTKTDVNGVESSALASSTEVLKKTPDSTPKKEQLLQSFMDSPVKLLNTPIKNLLDTPMKTQYDIASCHCVEQISEKDEGPYYTHLGAAPSIAGIREMMEKRSGLTGRAIRIEKVIYTGKEGKSTQGCPIAKWVIRRSGEEEKLLVLVRERPGHRCATTCIIVVILVWEGILPSLADRLYLELSETLTKHGTLTQRRCALNEERTCACQGLDPEACGASFSFGCSWSMYYNGCKFARSKVPRKFKLLGDDVKEEERVESNFQNLATLLAPLYKTMAPEAYGNQVEHEHRALDCRLGLKDGRPFSGVTACMDFCAHAHRDLHNMQGGSTVVCTLTREDNRGIGKIPEDEQLHVLPLYKASNTDEFGSEEGQQEKIKSGAIQVLSVFRRQVRMLAEPAKSCRQKKLDAKKAAANKNAMLESSNDKGEKAKSKAGTFENSTQSNPMAGLIPGAVGATRQSCQPQHPLGVHQQQQHHQSILPPYPGSTNAAFSRFPNHNGSFPSTSKPGSIYPHQPSSSSPYPSPLHASNSYMNASNRPYLGYQCNGGIPFDNYNPYYPPNPKHLEMYRQQRPTLYSEQQYGIRRYEVNYPPRYGEPGLQVNGYNASSIRPVPPMRPYGPYTPNSASDPRFLDPLSRASSAHAGVDYKTAMSKGNRFGECPNPYLPQNPQMLSPGQDPFHLQIKAEMGMPGPQMLSAQSGSMCLNPETQSGLRLPNGSLMGSSIKLEPGTPQTPTTPQKPELWSDNEHNFLDPDIGGVAVAPSHGSVLIECAKRELHATTPLKNPDRTHPTRISLVFYQHKNLNEAKHGLALWEAKMAEKAREKEEEAERNGGEGTPSKTSKKGPKREHLESSETTGEPPYKRYIKALMEGSLSCTTNTYVSTSPYAFTKVTGPYSQLA